The Staphylococcus saprophyticus subsp. saprophyticus ATCC 15305 = NCTC 7292 genome contains the following window.
GTTTTAATGATAAAAAAGAAATTATCATTTCAAACAAAATGGCTAATACTACATTGCAAATGTTAGATGATTTTGCTTTAGAAAAACTTGATGAACAAAATGAACTTACATTTAAAAATAAAAAAACGCAATTTGAAGTTTATGAAATTAACACGCGCTATTTTGTAATTATTACAAGCTATATCGAACAAATTCAACCTGATGGTCGCAGTGGTATTGTAGCTATCATTCGTGATATGACTAATGAACATAATATGGACCAAATGAAAAAAGACTTTATTGCAAATGTATCACATGAATTACGCACGCCTATATCTTTACTGCAAGGGTATACAGAATCCATCGTTGATGGTATCGTCACCGAACCTGCAGAAATTCATGAGTCACTATCAATTGTGTTAGATGAAACAAAACGCTTGAACAGATTAGTGAATGAGTTATTAAATGTTGCTCGTATGGACGCAGAAGGATTAACTGTAAAAAAAGTTGTTCAACCCATTGATCATTTGCTTGATAAGGTGCAACAAAAGTATCAAAAACATGCTAAAGATTTAGGTTTAAATATGAATTTAAGTCCAAATACTCACAATCAGATGTGGTATTATGATTCTGATAGAATTGAACAAGTATTAACCAATCTTATAGACAATGCTTCAAGATATACTGAACCAGGTGACGAAATAAAGATTGAGTTTGGAGAAACGCAAACTGAAAACATCCTTTATATTAGTGACACTGGATCAGGCATAGCACCTGAACATTTACAACAAGTATTTGATAGATTCTATAAAGTAGACACTGCTCGTAAAAGAGGTAAACAAGGAACAGGATTAGGGTTGTTCATATGTCGCATGATTATACACGAGCATGGTGGTACTATAGATGTTAAAAGTACACTTGGTAAAGGGACTACATTTATCATCACTCTACCAAAACCTAAAACAAACTAATTTATCTTTAATAATTCTAATCTATTACAAATCCGTCACAAGCATGGTACTACTATGGCTTGTGGCGGATTATTTTCGTTGGTATCTTGAATTTAATTTAATTTAATTTTTAATCATTTTATCCCATGCGCAATACACACAATGGCTCGGCAATGAGTTATTTTAAGCAATTCTATTGTTTTTATCTGACTAATAAGCTATGATAAATTTATAAAATTTAAGAAATTCATCTTCGGGGTAGGGTGCAATTCCCAACCGGCAGTAAATAAAGCCTGCGACCCATTTTATTATATATAATAAAATGGCTGATCTAGTGAAAATCTAGAGCCGACAGTAAAGTCTGGATGGGAGAAGATGGAGGACATGATTTGTTGTGCAATTTATTCCTCCTATTCTATGTAAGATGAATGGAAGGAGACAATTAAATATGCATCAACAAACAAAAAGACTCATTACCATAAGTATGTTGAGTGCGGTGGCTTTCATTTTAATGTTTATAAAATTTCCAATACCATTTTTGCCACCTTATTTAACGTTAGATTTTGGTGATGTTCCCGCATTATTAGCAACATTTATTTTAGGGCCTGTAGCAGGTCTTATTGTAGAATTCATAAAAAATTTACTCAACTTTTTATTTAACATAGGTGATCCAGTTGGACCAGTTGCAAATTTTTTAGCAGCATCTAGCTTTTTATTAACAGCTTATTTTGTAACGAAATATAAAGATAAAATTAAGTCACAAATTGTTGGACTAAGTATTGCGACAGTAGTTATGACAATTGTATTAAGTATACTGAACTATTTCGTTTTACTCCCACTGTATGGCATGATTATGAATCTATCTGACGTTGTTGAAAATGTAAAAATCGTCATCGTATCTGGTGTGATTCCCTTTAACATCATTAAAGGTATTGTCATCTCTATCATATTTATTTTGTTATACAACAGACTAAAAAATGTCTTACCTAAATAAAATTAAATAAAAGAAACATAGACAAAACGAGCCATGATATATTAATATCACGGCTCGTTTTATCTATCGCTTTAAAAAAATAAAAAGTTAGCAAATGTCACAGTGATGACGTTACTAACATGGTTGTATATAAATACTATTTTGCAATAATAGCATTATTCAAATTTTAATGCATCGCCATCAAATGATTCCTCTTCAATTTTAATTGAATCCGTAGGACAACCATCTAATGCATCTTCCATATCTTCATATAGTTCTTCTGGCACTTCCGCAGTACCTTGATTATCATCTAGAATAACATATGCAATACCTTCGTCATCATAGTCATAAATATCAGGGGCAGCGGCACCACAAGCACCACATGCAATGCATGTATCCATATCTACAATTGTATATTTAGCCAATTTCTTCGCCTCCTTTGACAAAAATGCTACAATAATTACACAAATATTATTGTAATCACAGTTTATCGTTTTTTCAAATGTTTTCGATTTATAAGATGAGGGAGCGTCTATGTATAATATAATTCATTTTGCATACACAAATGCACATAATTACAAAACCGAAAAAAGTATATTTAATATTATCACAGGGAAAAAGTCTCATCAAACCTTTTTTGACGCCTGTAGTCAACAACTATTGTCATTGTATCATAGCTTACCTAATTTAAAATATCCGTCGTTTGAGCGATATTCTAATAATTTTAACATTGAAACAGCGCAATATCAAAGTATCATTAATCATCCTCGACACACATACGACAGTCTTGTGAACACGTTTAATGCAATTCAATTGTTAACTCAGACACTTTCGAATACTGGCCATGCTATTTATGAATTTGTACCGATCACACAACATCGTACTGTGCAAAAACAAGTTAAACAACTATATAAAAAAATAACAGATGAAGATTTAAAATCTCAATTCATCGAAGAACTTACAAACTTATTTCATACGTTATCAGAAAAAAACAATCATGTTTATCTCCATTACTATTTACAAGGTTTTGAAGAAAGCATGTACACTAGACAACAAGTAAGTTTAATTGAATCTGTATCTCAAGAACACTTATATGAATTGGAAATAAGAGATTTAGTTACTTTAATGTATGAAATAGAAGATGATTCACAATATCCTTTATTAAATCAGCTTATTATATTACCTGCTTTATTACATAAGACAACATTAACTTATGAAGGTATAAAACAAGGCATGCATTTTGATAAATTAGCAGCTCAACAAAATGTTAAACAAAATACGATACAAGATCATATCTTAGAATTATTTATCAAAGGTTATTTAACAGATTATCATTCATTTTTAATACATAAAACTTATGAACAATTTATTCCACATTACTTGTCAAACCGTAGTGAACGTTTAAGAAATTATAAAACTATATTTCCAGATCTTAGTTATTTTGAAATTAAATTAATCATTGTTGGCATTGAAAGAGGTGATTTGCATGCTTAATGAAGCGTTAAAAAAACATTTTGGTTTTGATACTTTTAAACCTGGACAAAAAGAAATCATAACGCATGTACTTGAAAAGAAAGATACATTAGGTATTTTACCAACTGGAAGTGGCAAAAGCCTATGCTATCAATTGCCAACATATATAAATCAACAACCAACACTAATCATCTCTCCATTAATCTCATTAATGGATGATCAAGTCATGCAACTTAAACTACATGGTGAGCATCATGTAGCTTGCATTCACTCAGGAATGGATGAACATGAAAGGGCTCAAAACATTAAACAATTGACGAAAAGTCGCTTTATTTTCTTAAGTCCTGAATTTCTACTACAACCTCATAACTTTAAATTAATAAAACATATAAATCTAGGAATCATCGTATTAGATGAGGCACACTGTCTCTCAGAATGGGGTTATGATTTCCGACCGCATTACGCCTTAGTTGGCAAAATCGTCAACCATTTTCATAACGCTACTGTATTAGCTTTAACAGCAACAGCACCATCCTATTTAACATTTGATTTAGAGCAAATATTAAATAAATCTTTTCATATCGTAAAGACAACCATGAATAGAGATAATATTTCGTTATCGCATAAAAACTTTGCTGATGATGATGAGAAGTTGAAATGGCTACTACCTTCATTAGAACACGCTGGTCCAACAATTATCTATGTATCATCTAAAAAAATGTGTCTATTATTAGCGCAACAAATATACAACTATGGCTTTTTAACTGGTATTTATCATGGCGACTTATCTTATCAAGAGCGTCATACGGTACAACATCAATTTTTAAATAATGAAATCCCAATCATTGTTGCTACAAGTGCATTTGGTATGGGCATTAATAAAAAAGACATCCGAACAATTATCCATTTTCATTTATCTACAAGTCCTTCTAATTATATGCAAGAAATAGGTCGTGCTGGTCGTGACGGGGGACAAAGTCAAGCCATTAGTCTTTATCAACCAGATGATCGCTTTTTATTAGAAACACTATTATTTACCGATATGATAACGATGGAGGATGTTGAAATATTCGAACTCGGTCAATTTTTGCCTCCTGAAAAATCAGAAGTTCTACAAATACTTTATAGCTATTATACATATCAACAATTACGTAATATATTCGAGATTTCATACAAACGTAAACATTTAGGATATATGCGCATGTTAGGCTATAAGCATCTTGATCAATGTCGACGTGCTTATATGATAGAATTTTTTAATGAACAATTGAGCGAAAAACCAAATCAGTGCTGTGATAATGATTCTGAAATTAATGCAATAAATATATTAAATAGAAAAAAAGTTAAAAGAAAAATGGATTTTAATGAAAAAATACAAAATTTATTTAAATAATAGACAATTACTTTACTTCATATTTTCAATCAAGCTATAATACGGTGTATACACTTGTTTAATAGTAATTTTTCTTCAAAAAGTCATACATATTTACAATCTTTTAGGGTAAAACAGTATATACTTAAATAAAAAAAGGAAGGATGATGAATTTGTCTAACAACAATTTTAAAGATGATTTTGAAAAAAATCGTCAATCCATTGATCCAAAAGAACACCAAGAAAATACTCAAGACTCGGTTAACGATTCAGTTGACAATATAAAAGAGGAAGTGTCTGATAAATCAGATGAACAATTCCCTCCTAGAAATGCTCAACGCAGACAACGTCGAAGAGACACAGCAACAAATCAAAGAGAAGATGAGCAGTCTAACCAAGAACATCACAACGAAAATAATGAAGTTGGTGATCGTGATAATGGTTTACAACACGAAGACAATTCTTCAAGAGATTCAAATGCAGACAAAGAATCTAATGATCCTTCACAAAATAACAATTTGATTCACGAATCATCAAACAATCAGCAATCTGAAAATCGTCATGATATAAACAATGAAAAAGATCAATCTGACAAAGATAGCAATAATAAAAAAGGTGCTGTTATCGCCAGTAGTGGTGCTGCAGGCGTTGGTGCTTATGCTGCTAGTAAACATAACGATGCAGCTTCAAGTTCTAAAGACCATAACGATAAAGCGCATCAACAAAATCAAGATTGGGAACAATCCAATCAAACGAATGATTCGACAGAAACGCAAGATGAAAATACAAACAATCATGATTCTAAGAAAAAAGGTGCTGCTGTAGCAGGTGGCGCTGCCGCTGCTGGAGCTGGTGCTTATGCAGCTGGCAAGCATAAAGGCAAAAAAGATAAAAATGATAATGAACCAGAACAAAATGAATCCAAATCTGACGTTAAAAACGAAGAAAAACATGGTTCTAAGAAAAAAGGTGCTGCTGTAGCAGGCGGTGCAGCAGCTGCTGGTACTGGCGCTGCCGCTGCTTCACATTCTAAATCAAGTACTGGCAATGGTGGTAATGGTAACGGCGGCAACGGCGGAAATGGTAATAATGGTGACAATAACCATGATTCTGAAGATAACAACAAGAAAAAAGGTGGTTTACTTGGTAAACTCCTCCCAATTATAGCAGCTATTTTAATCTTAGCCGCTATAGGTATCTTTGGTGGTATGGCGTTAACAGGTAACAACGATGATAAAGGCAGCGACGATGACAAAAAAGTAGCTGACAACAAAGATAAAGATTCTGATAAAGCTAAAGATGCTGATTCTGATAAAGACAGTAAATCAGATAAAGATAAAGACAAAGCTAAAGATGATGACAATAATCAAGCTACAACAGATTCTGATAGTAGTGATAGCTCTGATAATGCCAATTCTGATTCTGACCAAGGTAACAACGATTCACAAGATCAAGCTAACAGCGATCAAAACCAAGGCACACAAGATGAACAAAATAGTCAAAACAATCAAGATCAACAAAGCGATCAATCACAACAAAATGGTCAAGCTAATAGCAATCAAAATGGTTCATCAGACCAGTCACAAAATGCATCAAACGATAGCAACCAACAAAATAATCAATCTTCAAATAGTAATTCTGGACAACGCACTCACGTTGTAAATGGACAAAATTTATATAGAATTGCGATCCAATACTATGGTGAAGGTACTCCAGAAAATGTAGAAAAAATCAGAGAAGCAAATAATATTCAAGGCAACGATATTCATAATGGTCAACGTCTTGTGATACCACAATAATTTTCTTTACTACTGATAATTTTTATGGATAACTATTAAATAGAGTAGCTATCAAATTATAGATAAACCCTGCGCACATATTTGCGTAGGGTTTATCTATGTTTATTTATCGAGTTAAATATTAAATAATATAATTTTCTTTCAAGCATAAACCTTATGAATTCAATTGTTATAAAGTTTTCAAATTCTTTCATTTGGAATTTTTAAAACTATTGGTATAATATATGGGTGGTAAAAGGAGGACGAATAAAGTATGCAAACAGTTGAAAGTATCATAATAGGTGGCGGTCCTTGTGGATTAAGTGCTGCCATTG
Protein-coding sequences here:
- a CDS encoding ATP-binding protein, encoding MNQLNSVVIKLWLTIIFIVTTVLILLSAALITFIQSYFTQETEDSLLKDAKRISQLLENADNRETAIQHSRKLIEGPVGLIIMNDKHIDRQDKDKTKNKMVKEIKKSNDYNQVFNNGKQVSEHVTLNMNGNQRTYVLIGYPTKAISSADNHTNKFSGVFIYQDLKTIEDTNNVITVIILIIAIIFLAITTIFAFFLSSRITKPLRNLRTQALKVSKGDYAQVVPVNSRDEIGELSRAFNTMSSEIQQHIDALSSSKNIRDSLINSMVEGVLGFNDKKEIIISNKMANTTLQMLDDFALEKLDEQNELTFKNKKTQFEVYEINTRYFVIITSYIEQIQPDGRSGIVAIIRDMTNEHNMDQMKKDFIANVSHELRTPISLLQGYTESIVDGIVTEPAEIHESLSIVLDETKRLNRLVNELLNVARMDAEGLTVKKVVQPIDHLLDKVQQKYQKHAKDLGLNMNLSPNTHNQMWYYDSDRIEQVLTNLIDNASRYTEPGDEIKIEFGETQTENILYISDTGSGIAPEHLQQVFDRFYKVDTARKRGKQGTGLGLFICRMIIHEHGGTIDVKSTLGKGTTFIITLPKPKTN
- a CDS encoding RecQ family ATP-dependent DNA helicase, with the translated sequence MLNEALKKHFGFDTFKPGQKEIITHVLEKKDTLGILPTGSGKSLCYQLPTYINQQPTLIISPLISLMDDQVMQLKLHGEHHVACIHSGMDEHERAQNIKQLTKSRFIFLSPEFLLQPHNFKLIKHINLGIIVLDEAHCLSEWGYDFRPHYALVGKIVNHFHNATVLALTATAPSYLTFDLEQILNKSFHIVKTTMNRDNISLSHKNFADDDEKLKWLLPSLEHAGPTIIYVSSKKMCLLLAQQIYNYGFLTGIYHGDLSYQERHTVQHQFLNNEIPIIVATSAFGMGINKKDIRTIIHFHLSTSPSNYMQEIGRAGRDGGQSQAISLYQPDDRFLLETLLFTDMITMEDVEIFELGQFLPPEKSEVLQILYSYYTYQQLRNIFEISYKRKHLGYMRMLGYKHLDQCRRAYMIEFFNEQLSEKPNQCCDNDSEINAINILNRKKVKRKMDFNEKIQNLFK
- the ebpS gene encoding elastin-binding protein EbpS, which translates into the protein MNLSNNNFKDDFEKNRQSIDPKEHQENTQDSVNDSVDNIKEEVSDKSDEQFPPRNAQRRQRRRDTATNQREDEQSNQEHHNENNEVGDRDNGLQHEDNSSRDSNADKESNDPSQNNNLIHESSNNQQSENRHDINNEKDQSDKDSNNKKGAVIASSGAAGVGAYAASKHNDAASSSKDHNDKAHQQNQDWEQSNQTNDSTETQDENTNNHDSKKKGAAVAGGAAAAGAGAYAAGKHKGKKDKNDNEPEQNESKSDVKNEEKHGSKKKGAAVAGGAAAAGTGAAAASHSKSSTGNGGNGNGGNGGNGNNGDNNHDSEDNNKKKGGLLGKLLPIIAAILILAAIGIFGGMALTGNNDDKGSDDDKKVADNKDKDSDKAKDADSDKDSKSDKDKDKAKDDDNNQATTDSDSSDSSDNANSDSDQGNNDSQDQANSDQNQGTQDEQNSQNNQDQQSDQSQQNGQANSNQNGSSDQSQNASNDSNQQNNQSSNSNSGQRTHVVNGQNLYRIAIQYYGEGTPENVEKIREANNIQGNDIHNGQRLVIPQ
- a CDS encoding ferredoxin — its product is MAKYTIVDMDTCIACGACGAAAPDIYDYDDEGIAYVILDDNQGTAEVPEELYEDMEDALDGCPTDSIKIEEESFDGDALKFE
- a CDS encoding ECF transporter S component, which translates into the protein MHQQTKRLITISMLSAVAFILMFIKFPIPFLPPYLTLDFGDVPALLATFILGPVAGLIVEFIKNLLNFLFNIGDPVGPVANFLAASSFLLTAYFVTKYKDKIKSQIVGLSIATVVMTIVLSILNYFVLLPLYGMIMNLSDVVENVKIVIVSGVIPFNIIKGIVISIIFILLYNRLKNVLPK
- a CDS encoding helix-turn-helix domain-containing protein, with the translated sequence MYNIIHFAYTNAHNYKTEKSIFNIITGKKSHQTFFDACSQQLLSLYHSLPNLKYPSFERYSNNFNIETAQYQSIINHPRHTYDSLVNTFNAIQLLTQTLSNTGHAIYEFVPITQHRTVQKQVKQLYKKITDEDLKSQFIEELTNLFHTLSEKNNHVYLHYYLQGFEESMYTRQQVSLIESVSQEHLYELEIRDLVTLMYEIEDDSQYPLLNQLIILPALLHKTTLTYEGIKQGMHFDKLAAQQNVKQNTIQDHILELFIKGYLTDYHSFLIHKTYEQFIPHYLSNRSERLRNYKTIFPDLSYFEIKLIIVGIERGDLHA